In Sphingobacterium sp. PCS056, the following proteins share a genomic window:
- a CDS encoding RagB/SusD family nutrient uptake outer membrane protein: MKSKPYLRLFTLSAFAATLVACTDLDVDIKSQYTEFPTSDRAAEAISADVYAAYRAALGNNHWMAQTLSSDEAVSLSLGTDWYDGGRFRELHVHNWTPDNAILPTMWNAAMSGINLSNNVLAIFGDNESDKAAPMRAMRAYFYFILMDNFGGAPLITGKVDQIPDRSSRSEIANFISTELLAVRDRLPKEVSASTYGKATRYMADALLAKLYLNWAVYTSSDVANYTASMPNEKLAQVVAMCDDIIGSGQFNLSSHKFMEKFRPDNGPQIKDFIFAMPFDREKQQGMNYARFWIHRSGQNQFAKLPQSVGGTFRVLPTFLAKFNLTGDDRNAAYMGGLQYYWSDYTPDLTRPFLIKTSKKGIDQDYAGSDANVTFDWHMETTKEIKLRPDGGPTLNAGNDQKGRSMGYRSVKFYMDVNVTAANNRNQSNDVPIFRYADILLMKAEAILRGAAPTNGETPMSLMNQIRAYVHAPALTAPPTLTDILDERAREFSDESWRRNDLIRFGKFEEDWGFKSLYSAGYSERFRRIFPIPRPVMEVNTKWKQNNGY; this comes from the coding sequence ATGAAATCAAAACCATATTTACGTCTTTTTACCCTATCTGCATTTGCGGCAACTTTAGTTGCCTGTACCGATTTAGATGTAGACATCAAATCACAGTATACCGAATTTCCAACTAGTGATAGAGCAGCAGAAGCCATATCAGCAGATGTTTATGCTGCATATCGAGCTGCATTAGGCAACAATCACTGGATGGCGCAAACCCTATCCTCTGACGAAGCCGTAAGCCTTTCTTTGGGTACCGATTGGTATGATGGTGGTCGATTCCGCGAACTCCACGTCCATAATTGGACTCCTGATAATGCCATCCTGCCAACGATGTGGAATGCAGCTATGTCCGGTATCAATCTTTCCAACAATGTACTGGCTATTTTTGGGGATAATGAAAGTGATAAAGCCGCACCAATGCGCGCCATGAGAGCTTACTTTTACTTTATATTGATGGACAATTTTGGAGGAGCACCACTGATCACCGGCAAGGTTGATCAAATTCCAGATCGCTCCTCACGATCTGAAATTGCCAACTTCATCTCCACCGAATTATTAGCTGTTCGAGATCGTTTGCCCAAAGAAGTTTCTGCCTCCACATATGGTAAAGCAACACGTTACATGGCAGATGCTTTGTTAGCCAAATTATACCTCAATTGGGCCGTATATACTTCGAGTGATGTCGCAAACTACACCGCAAGCATGCCCAATGAAAAACTAGCACAAGTAGTAGCGATGTGCGATGACATTATTGGGTCTGGTCAATTTAACCTCAGCAGCCACAAGTTCATGGAAAAATTCCGTCCCGACAATGGACCGCAGATCAAAGATTTCATATTTGCTATGCCTTTCGATCGAGAGAAACAGCAAGGAATGAATTATGCACGCTTTTGGATACACCGCAGCGGACAAAATCAATTTGCCAAACTACCACAAAGCGTAGGCGGCACATTTCGCGTATTACCTACTTTTCTAGCCAAATTCAACCTGACGGGTGATGACAGAAATGCGGCTTACATGGGTGGACTTCAATATTATTGGTCTGACTATACTCCAGATTTAACACGTCCATTTTTAATCAAAACTTCTAAAAAAGGGATCGATCAAGACTATGCCGGAAGCGATGCTAATGTCACTTTTGACTGGCATATGGAAACGACCAAAGAAATCAAACTTCGCCCAGATGGGGGTCCGACACTCAATGCAGGTAATGATCAAAAAGGGCGATCAATGGGCTACCGGTCGGTTAAATTTTACATGGATGTAAACGTCACGGCTGCAAATAATAGAAACCAAAGTAACGATGTGCCGATCTTCCGATATGCCGATATTTTATTGATGAAAGCCGAAGCGATCTTGCGGGGTGCAGCACCTACTAATGGGGAAACACCCATGTCGCTCATGAATCAAATACGTGCCTATGTCCATGCTCCTGCATTAACTGCTCCACCTACTTTAACCGATATACTGGACGAGCGAGCAAGGGAATTTTCTGATGAATCTTGGCGCAGAAATGATTTGATCCGTTTTGGCAAATTTGAGGAAGACTGGGGATTCAAATCTTTATACAGCGCAGGATATTCAGAACGCTTCCGCCGTATATTTCCTATCCCAAGACCTGTGATGGAAGTGAATACAAAATGGAAACAGAATAACGGGTACTAA
- a CDS encoding purple acid phosphatase family protein has protein sequence MNIKNVMVLLSLCCLTRISTAQIQNQGAYPDRMVLTWSDNPATTQSVTWRINSSSNKIIGQVVEEQSGPDLEQSAQTVTGIKSQLKIEGSSQLDSYGQVTFARLKAGTVYAYRVGDGENWSAWNQFRTADLKGGFSFIYLGDAQNDLRSKWSRSIRKAFQQEPNARFIVHAGDLINRSNNDSEWGEWHEGAGFIHQMIPAVPTPGNHEYRRDSLGQLVLDPHWKMQFHLPKNGPADMQDAVYYLDYQDVRMISLNSQLIMLDSIAAQKQEQWLADVLASSKAKWNIVVMHHPVYSTAKNRDNTILRERFRPIFEKYGVDLVLQGHDHTYARGTAGQVRPVYLLSVAGPKMYGSDSERWMEVSGAQTQLYQVIRVTDEKLYFSSYKLNGQLFDSFELSKK, from the coding sequence TAATGGTATTATTGAGCTTGTGCTGTCTCACACGCATAAGTACGGCGCAAATTCAGAACCAAGGTGCCTATCCTGACCGTATGGTCCTGACTTGGTCCGATAATCCTGCTACGACACAATCCGTGACCTGGAGGATAAATAGCAGTTCCAATAAAATCATAGGACAGGTGGTTGAGGAGCAAAGCGGACCCGATCTGGAGCAGAGCGCACAAACAGTGACAGGGATCAAGAGTCAGTTAAAAATAGAGGGCAGTAGCCAACTAGATAGCTATGGACAAGTTACGTTTGCGCGATTGAAAGCGGGGACAGTATATGCTTATCGTGTAGGCGATGGGGAGAATTGGAGTGCGTGGAATCAGTTTCGTACGGCAGATCTAAAGGGTGGTTTTTCATTTATTTACCTGGGCGATGCACAGAATGATTTACGTTCGAAATGGTCCCGTTCCATTCGTAAAGCTTTTCAACAGGAGCCTAATGCACGTTTTATTGTTCATGCTGGCGATCTGATAAACCGTTCCAATAACGATAGCGAATGGGGTGAATGGCATGAAGGAGCAGGATTTATCCATCAGATGATACCTGCTGTACCCACACCGGGCAATCATGAATACCGCAGGGACTCTTTGGGGCAGCTGGTCTTAGATCCGCACTGGAAAATGCAATTTCATCTTCCTAAAAATGGACCTGCGGATATGCAGGATGCGGTGTATTACCTAGATTATCAAGATGTGCGCATGATCTCATTAAATTCACAATTAATCATGTTGGATTCTATTGCTGCTCAAAAACAAGAACAATGGTTAGCGGATGTTCTGGCATCCTCAAAAGCTAAATGGAATATTGTTGTGATGCATCATCCGGTTTATTCAACAGCAAAGAATAGAGATAACACGATTCTTCGTGAACGTTTTAGACCTATTTTCGAAAAGTATGGCGTCGATCTGGTTTTGCAGGGACATGATCATACCTATGCAAGAGGAACAGCTGGTCAAGTTCGTCCGGTATATCTCCTTTCAGTAGCAGGACCAAAGATGTATGGTTCTGATTCGGAACGTTGGATGGAAGTGTCAGGTGCGCAGACACAGCTCTACCAAGTTATTCGGGTGACTGACGAAAAGCTTTATTTTTCAAGTTATAAACTCAATGGGCAGCTGTTTGACTCATTTGAATTATCTAAGAAATAA
- a CDS encoding SDR family NAD(P)-dependent oxidoreductase codes for MNTKKVWLVTGASKGLGLSLVKKLLKEGFRVIATSRNKHALIQELGDVSDLFLPIEVNLSDNEDVKNAVATSMTHFGKLDVIVNNAGFGQIGTLEELTDEEARSSFDINVFGSLNIIRNAMPYLRQHKSGHIFNIASIGGFSGGFAGWGIYCATKFAVAGLTESLAEEVKGFGIKATVVYPGYFRTDFLAKGSVQTPQHTIAAYEAARQSEQAHLNDIDGHQPNDPDKAADALIAISKSENPPVHLFLGSDAYDIVYKKIDILTNDVEQWKSYTLSTAL; via the coding sequence ATGAATACAAAAAAAGTATGGTTAGTCACAGGAGCTTCAAAAGGTTTGGGCTTATCACTAGTGAAAAAATTATTAAAAGAAGGATTTAGGGTAATTGCCACCTCTCGGAATAAACACGCTTTGATCCAAGAGCTTGGTGATGTATCGGATTTATTTTTACCAATAGAAGTAAACTTATCCGACAACGAGGATGTAAAAAATGCAGTTGCAACGAGTATGACTCATTTTGGAAAGCTAGATGTTATCGTTAACAATGCAGGTTTTGGACAAATAGGCACTTTAGAAGAATTAACGGACGAAGAAGCGAGAAGCAGTTTTGACATCAATGTCTTCGGCTCCTTAAATATCATTAGAAACGCGATGCCTTATTTACGCCAACATAAATCGGGACATATTTTTAATATTGCTTCGATAGGTGGTTTTTCGGGGGGATTTGCAGGTTGGGGAATTTATTGTGCCACTAAATTTGCTGTTGCGGGTTTAACAGAAAGTCTAGCTGAAGAAGTAAAAGGATTTGGAATAAAGGCAACGGTCGTATATCCAGGATATTTTCGCACCGATTTTCTAGCTAAAGGATCTGTCCAGACTCCGCAGCATACGATAGCAGCATACGAAGCCGCCCGTCAATCTGAACAAGCACACTTGAACGATATTGATGGCCATCAGCCCAATGATCCTGATAAAGCAGCCGATGCATTAATCGCCATAAGCAAATCAGAAAATCCACCCGTACATTTGTTTTTGGGAAGCGATGCGTATGATATTGTTTATAAAAAGATAGATATTCTCACCAATGATGTAGAGCAATGGAAAAGTTATACCCTATCAACGGCACTATAA
- a CDS encoding glycerophosphodiester phosphodiesterase family protein: MEHAIRIFLIASCLLFSMVYAQSVRLLAELGKKDIHIAAHRGVHTQYPENSIPAILEAISLGVSIVEIDVRSTKDGVLLVMHDATVDRTTTGKGTVSNLTYADIQKLYLRETPHGSASPYQVPTLQEVLRICKGKIIVDIDFKEENKKYIANAFDLIAAENMVDEVLFFLYDHQDMKHVYSLHPTITLFPRARNRKDLNAILKSKLTSVVHIDASFENVEHLKKLKDQGVILWMNSLGDIDKQALRQGNRVYELFLKEYPYIKIIQTDYPALWTKMLGSENK; encoded by the coding sequence ATGGAACATGCTATTCGTATATTTTTGATCGCATCATGTTTGTTGTTTTCAATGGTCTATGCACAGTCTGTGCGATTGTTAGCAGAGTTGGGCAAAAAGGACATCCATATTGCGGCACATCGAGGGGTGCATACACAGTATCCTGAAAATTCTATTCCAGCGATATTGGAGGCTATATCTTTAGGGGTTTCTATCGTTGAGATTGATGTCAGAAGTACAAAAGACGGCGTGCTACTCGTGATGCATGATGCAACAGTGGATCGTACCACTACAGGGAAAGGAACGGTCAGTAATCTAACTTATGCTGATATTCAGAAGCTTTATTTGCGCGAGACACCTCATGGTTCTGCTTCTCCATATCAGGTGCCTACTTTGCAGGAAGTACTTCGTATCTGTAAGGGTAAAATTATCGTCGATATCGATTTTAAGGAAGAGAATAAAAAATATATAGCAAACGCTTTTGACCTGATTGCTGCAGAAAATATGGTTGACGAAGTCTTGTTTTTTCTCTATGATCACCAAGATATGAAACACGTTTATTCGCTTCATCCTACGATCACCCTTTTTCCACGAGCAAGAAATAGGAAAGATTTGAATGCCATACTGAAGTCAAAGTTGACCTCTGTGGTGCATATCGATGCATCTTTCGAAAACGTTGAACACTTGAAAAAGCTTAAAGATCAGGGTGTCATCTTATGGATGAATAGTTTGGGTGATATCGATAAGCAAGCGCTTAGGCAGGGTAATCGTGTTTACGAACTGTTTCTAAAGGAGTATCCTTATATTAAGATTATTCAGACGGACTATCCAGCGCTATGGACCAAGATGTTAGGGAGTGAAAATAAATAA
- a CDS encoding purple acid phosphatase family protein: MKRRAFVISTLSTAMVSRLSALPLGPIVAGSTTRIESADIDSRALLRDEYDLHFLAVGDWGRNGADHQIQVAQQMGKWASEHPNDFIISTGDNFYPSGVASEHDPLWHYSFENVYTDFSLQWDWYPILGNHDYKSDPDAQIRYSSISRRWKMPARYYSKTFKIKDDVEVLFAFIDTNPLIPEFYQNSEYGPHVTGQQPEKQIAWLDELLQSSKAKWKIVVGHHPLYTAGPRTENYDTLAVRKVLQPLLTKHRIPLYLSGHEHSMQHLKMDNNCFHQFISGSGSEVTPVKKGLSYSRFEASIYGFMYFSLNQDRLQVQCIDHQGNVIYSTILSIDTP, encoded by the coding sequence ATGAAAAGAAGAGCATTTGTCATCAGTACCTTGAGTACTGCTATGGTCAGTAGACTTTCTGCTTTACCTTTAGGTCCTATAGTTGCTGGATCAACAACAAGAATAGAAAGCGCAGATATCGATAGCCGCGCTTTGCTAAGAGACGAGTATGATCTGCATTTTTTAGCTGTTGGCGATTGGGGACGCAATGGTGCTGATCATCAGATCCAGGTGGCACAGCAAATGGGCAAATGGGCCAGCGAACATCCCAATGATTTTATCATCTCGACAGGTGATAATTTTTATCCTTCAGGTGTTGCCAGCGAACACGATCCGCTATGGCATTATTCATTTGAAAATGTCTATACCGATTTCTCTTTACAATGGGATTGGTATCCGATCTTGGGAAATCATGATTACAAGTCAGATCCAGATGCCCAGATACGCTACAGCAGCATTAGCCGGAGGTGGAAGATGCCAGCACGTTATTATAGCAAAACATTTAAGATCAAGGATGACGTCGAGGTGCTTTTCGCTTTTATAGACACCAATCCATTGATACCCGAATTCTATCAGAATAGCGAATATGGGCCCCATGTGACGGGTCAACAACCTGAAAAACAAATCGCTTGGCTAGATGAGCTCCTTCAATCTTCTAAAGCAAAATGGAAGATTGTAGTGGGGCATCATCCGCTATATACGGCAGGTCCACGCACGGAGAACTATGATACATTAGCCGTCAGGAAGGTCTTGCAACCCTTGTTAACCAAACATCGGATTCCATTATACCTGTCTGGACACGAACATTCTATGCAGCATTTAAAGATGGATAACAATTGTTTTCATCAGTTTATTTCAGGAAGCGGTTCTGAAGTGACTCCCGTTAAAAAGGGTTTAAGTTATAGTCGCTTTGAGGCCTCTATTTATGGGTTTATGTACTTCTCCCTAAATCAGGATCGATTACAGGTGCAGTGCATCGACCACCAAGGAAACGTTATTTATAGCACCATCCTTTCTATCGATACACCGTAA
- a CDS encoding SusC/RagA family TonB-linked outer membrane protein, translating into MFNKQNQFRKSMLFFALFTAGFTQVQAQQEQVKGATQDENGKFLSGVSIKALHRESGKAFTTSSSEKGLFSFRNLPEGGPYQFIFSSVGFRSDTLSGYRVQPGKPLALSVKLTPTATTLDEVVIGYGRIARKDLTSSITTVKAEDMNVGVMTSPAQMLQGKVPGLTISTNNSNPNAAPSVSLRGASTLRSGEAMEPYYVIDGVPGASLALVAPDDIQSIDVLRDASATAIYGSKAANGVIIVTTKRGKAGQASISYNGYLAIDKIAKRYEMMTGAQYRQYIADNKFSMEPTDDLAENTDWQREVARTGISNNHNVSLIGGTETTQYSASLNSFKNNGVIKGTDLGRQIARGFVQTKALDNRLTASFNINTSITKQNDVLALGDGLSVYDAMYYYLPVSPVRTESGAWFEKTDRSQYVNPVSLIEENTNYTKSKMIQAHAKVGYKILPSLTYNIDLSLQNRQYNNAQYYSSLSMAARNQNGKSIRAAVEDERKIMEMNLSFDRTFGDVHKFSALAGYSWEENNNNDGFQLTTSDYYDDGLSYYNPGMANVVDILGFGNYYLSTLRMISVYGRVNYAYDNKYLFQATVRRDGSSAFGANNRWATFPSISGAWRLSEESFIRDMNFFDDLKLRAGYGVSGNSLGFDVFTARQVYGATSSFYTDAFGNDLRTLAALRNSNPDLRWERTGMLNLGLDFAFLHNRLSGTLEFYDKNTTDLIYDYAVSTTKYLYRSLTANVGEINNKGIELSLHAIPVKSTHFNWNTGIVASHNKNIVTRITNQEFSTDYVDLADLGGAGQSNAFQQRLQEGAPIGQFYTWEWAGYNDAGISTFYVRDAQTKQRTGETTITPTNKDRTITGSAQPKLTLGWNNTLTYKNFALTGMFQGVFGHKVMNATRARHSNVVGNAGQKNLLASVIETEKATDINAHYLSDRYLENGNYLRLANLGLSYNIRNIGGQLKNIKLYATMNNVFVLTNYKGVDPEVDLGGLTPGIDNRQTYPRTRTILLGVNFNL; encoded by the coding sequence ATGTTTAACAAACAGAACCAATTCAGAAAAAGCATGTTATTCTTTGCACTGTTTACTGCAGGGTTTACCCAAGTACAAGCACAGCAGGAACAAGTAAAGGGAGCAACACAAGATGAAAATGGCAAGTTTTTATCTGGAGTCAGCATTAAAGCCCTTCATCGGGAATCGGGTAAAGCTTTCACGACAAGTTCTTCCGAAAAAGGACTTTTCTCTTTTCGCAATCTGCCCGAAGGTGGTCCCTATCAATTTATATTTTCTTCGGTAGGTTTTCGATCAGATACCCTATCCGGTTACCGTGTCCAACCTGGAAAACCATTGGCATTAAGTGTCAAGCTTACCCCCACAGCAACGACATTGGATGAGGTGGTTATCGGATATGGCCGTATCGCCCGAAAAGATCTTACCAGTTCCATTACGACCGTCAAAGCAGAAGATATGAATGTTGGTGTCATGACCTCTCCTGCTCAGATGCTTCAGGGTAAAGTACCGGGATTGACCATATCTACCAACAATAGTAATCCCAATGCCGCACCTTCGGTCAGTTTGCGTGGCGCTTCGACCTTAAGAAGTGGAGAAGCAATGGAACCGTATTATGTGATCGATGGAGTGCCTGGGGCATCACTTGCGCTTGTGGCACCAGACGACATCCAGTCGATCGATGTCTTGCGCGATGCATCGGCAACGGCTATATATGGATCCAAAGCCGCCAATGGTGTAATTATCGTGACGACCAAACGCGGTAAAGCTGGACAGGCAAGTATCAGTTACAACGGATATTTGGCAATAGACAAAATCGCTAAACGGTATGAGATGATGACCGGAGCGCAGTATAGACAGTATATTGCTGACAACAAATTTTCGATGGAACCTACAGATGACCTCGCTGAAAATACCGATTGGCAACGCGAGGTAGCACGTACGGGCATATCCAATAATCACAATGTATCCCTTATCGGTGGTACAGAGACAACGCAATATAGTGCCAGCCTCAATAGCTTTAAAAACAATGGTGTGATCAAAGGAACAGATTTAGGCCGCCAGATCGCGCGTGGATTTGTACAAACCAAAGCACTGGACAATCGCCTGACTGCTTCTTTCAATATCAATACCAGTATCACCAAACAAAATGATGTCCTAGCGCTTGGCGATGGCTTAAGTGTATACGATGCCATGTATTATTATTTACCCGTATCTCCGGTCCGGACAGAATCTGGTGCTTGGTTTGAAAAAACAGATCGTTCTCAATATGTTAATCCCGTGTCATTGATAGAAGAGAATACGAACTATACCAAAAGCAAAATGATACAAGCGCATGCCAAAGTCGGTTATAAAATATTGCCCAGCCTGACCTATAACATTGACCTCTCCTTACAGAACCGTCAGTATAACAATGCGCAATACTATTCTAGTTTATCCATGGCAGCACGTAATCAAAATGGAAAATCTATCCGCGCTGCAGTAGAAGATGAACGCAAGATCATGGAGATGAACCTGAGCTTTGATCGCACATTTGGAGATGTACACAAGTTTTCAGCGTTAGCCGGTTATTCCTGGGAAGAAAACAATAATAATGATGGGTTTCAGTTGACGACTTCGGACTATTACGATGATGGATTAAGCTATTATAATCCAGGTATGGCCAATGTTGTGGATATCTTGGGGTTTGGTAACTATTACCTTTCGACATTACGTATGATCTCTGTATATGGAAGAGTAAATTATGCTTATGACAATAAGTACCTTTTTCAAGCTACAGTAAGACGAGATGGATCTTCGGCATTTGGAGCCAACAACAGATGGGCGACTTTCCCCTCCATTTCGGGAGCATGGAGACTATCCGAAGAATCCTTTATTCGTGATATGAATTTCTTCGATGATCTTAAATTGCGTGCTGGTTATGGCGTCAGCGGCAATTCTTTGGGCTTCGATGTATTTACCGCAAGACAAGTCTACGGCGCCACATCAAGTTTCTACACCGATGCTTTCGGCAACGATCTTCGGACGCTCGCAGCGCTTCGTAATTCAAACCCAGATTTACGATGGGAACGCACTGGGATGCTCAATCTAGGTCTAGATTTCGCATTTCTCCATAATAGATTAAGTGGTACATTAGAATTTTACGATAAAAACACCACGGACCTCATTTATGATTATGCCGTTTCCACGACCAAGTATTTGTATCGATCATTAACAGCCAATGTCGGTGAAATCAATAATAAAGGAATCGAGCTCTCCCTCCATGCTATTCCGGTAAAATCAACACATTTCAATTGGAACACAGGCATCGTGGCATCCCATAATAAAAATATAGTAACCCGTATTACCAACCAAGAATTTTCGACTGACTATGTAGATTTAGCAGACTTAGGTGGAGCCGGTCAAAGTAATGCTTTTCAGCAACGGCTTCAAGAGGGTGCCCCAATTGGTCAGTTCTACACGTGGGAATGGGCTGGTTATAATGATGCAGGTATATCAACCTTCTATGTACGCGATGCACAAACCAAACAAAGGACAGGTGAAACCACCATCACGCCAACCAATAAAGATCGCACCATCACCGGAAGTGCGCAACCAAAGCTAACTTTAGGATGGAACAATACGTTAACCTACAAAAACTTTGCTTTAACCGGTATGTTTCAAGGAGTATTTGGTCACAAGGTCATGAATGCGACACGAGCACGCCATTCCAATGTTGTGGGCAATGCCGGTCAGAAAAACCTCCTAGCCAGTGTGATCGAGACGGAAAAAGCAACCGATATCAATGCACACTATTTATCAGACCGTTATCTGGAAAATGGCAATTACCTACGCTTAGCCAACCTCGGACTGTCCTACAACATTCGAAATATCGGTGGCCAATTGAAAAACATCAAGCTTTATGCTACCATGAACAATGTATTTGTCCTCACCAACTATAAGGGGGTAGATCCTGAAGTGGATCTTGGTGGCCTCACCCCTGGTATTGATAACAGGCAGACCTATCCACGCACCCGAACCATCCTGTTAGGTGTAAACTTTAACTTATAA
- a CDS encoding FecR family protein — MRFRKKKTGNQQKSVEKQFIRKYLWKDPSIIEDIFPDQEWQSHEGDPTQITPSTKMAQYIRDRINKESKPLEQHSNSKIDLKRVTYYAAASVIVLLSLGIWFWIKPATYINSPNLVEQQKKTSIKEDTIWISLINNQTSIQTHTLPDRSKVRLFAQSTIRYPKHFSNQNRIIYLDGKAYFSVAKDASRPFSVYASGTKTTALGTSFTIDTRKQAKHISVTLHTGRVVVASTAQHPAFENVFLKNSGESLYFNTKMHIIAHHAGVIKQAVTAISTPDQNKTSPTLLQLNNIPLSEVFVTLNTTYNASIEIGEQDVANIQYTGSIDPQHETLQEVLTVICLINDLRYVQEPDGSYTIYRQKESITDQLINP; from the coding sequence ATGAGGTTCAGAAAAAAGAAAACAGGCAATCAGCAGAAAAGTGTGGAAAAGCAATTTATCCGAAAATATTTATGGAAAGATCCATCCATCATTGAAGATATATTTCCTGATCAAGAATGGCAGTCCCATGAAGGAGATCCTACTCAGATCACTCCCTCAACTAAAATGGCACAGTACATCCGTGACAGAATCAACAAGGAAAGTAAACCTCTAGAACAGCATTCCAATAGCAAAATTGATCTCAAACGGGTTACCTATTATGCCGCTGCTTCGGTCATCGTATTGTTATCATTAGGTATTTGGTTTTGGATAAAACCAGCTACTTATATCAACAGTCCTAATCTAGTCGAGCAACAAAAAAAAACAAGTATTAAAGAGGATACGATCTGGATTTCATTAATCAACAACCAGACATCCATCCAGACACATACTTTGCCTGACCGCTCTAAAGTTAGATTATTTGCGCAAAGTACAATCCGTTATCCAAAACATTTCAGCAACCAGAACCGCATCATCTACTTAGATGGGAAAGCCTATTTTTCAGTTGCAAAAGATGCCTCACGTCCCTTTAGCGTATACGCTAGCGGAACAAAAACAACTGCTCTGGGCACCTCTTTTACTATTGATACACGCAAACAAGCAAAACATATATCTGTGACACTCCATACCGGAAGAGTTGTCGTTGCTTCAACCGCTCAGCACCCTGCATTTGAAAATGTATTCCTAAAAAACAGCGGAGAATCGCTATATTTTAATACGAAGATGCATATCATAGCGCATCATGCGGGTGTTATTAAACAAGCAGTAACAGCGATCAGTACTCCTGACCAGAATAAGACAAGCCCTACTTTACTTCAACTCAACAATATTCCATTGTCTGAGGTTTTTGTTACCCTCAATACGACCTATAACGCTTCAATAGAAATAGGTGAGCAAGACGTAGCTAACATCCAATATACAGGCAGTATCGATCCACAGCACGAAACACTGCAAGAAGTACTGACAGTGATCTGTCTCATCAATGACCTGCGTTATGTGCAAGAACCGGATGGTTCTTATACCATCTATCGTCAAAAAGAATCCATAACCGATCAGCTTATCAATCCATAA
- a CDS encoding helix-turn-helix domain-containing protein produces the protein MEKTQSIEDFYKTKLNWVPDNIRKEIGHFNVFRLDDFVGSHAKPVPYSRKDYYKISLIIGKNKIYYADKEIEIKKQALLFANPQIPYNWESIDDEQSGFFCVFTPSFFHHFGNLRNYEVFQPNGTPIFELSDEQTEKIKHIYLTMFEEIDSEYVHKYDALRNLVFEILHQTLKMQPAKKIEKQEINASHRIAILFLELLERQFPIEDTRQRVHFRSASDFAGQLAVHVNHLSRAVKEITHKTPTQIIAERLLQEAKVLLVQTDWNVSEIAFALGFTEVTHFNNFFKKHLEINPTKFRNVRIS, from the coding sequence ATGGAAAAGACACAATCAATCGAAGATTTTTATAAGACCAAGCTCAATTGGGTGCCTGATAATATCCGGAAAGAGATTGGCCATTTTAATGTATTTAGATTAGATGATTTTGTAGGTAGCCATGCCAAACCGGTACCATACAGTAGGAAAGACTATTATAAAATCAGCTTAATTATTGGCAAAAACAAAATTTATTATGCCGATAAGGAAATCGAGATAAAAAAGCAAGCACTTTTATTTGCCAACCCTCAGATCCCCTATAATTGGGAATCAATTGATGACGAGCAGTCCGGTTTTTTCTGTGTGTTTACGCCTTCATTTTTTCATCATTTCGGAAACTTAAGAAATTATGAAGTCTTCCAGCCTAATGGAACTCCAATTTTTGAACTTAGCGACGAACAAACCGAAAAGATAAAGCATATCTACTTGACTATGTTCGAAGAAATTGATTCGGAGTATGTACATAAATACGACGCATTGCGAAATTTGGTGTTTGAAATTCTGCATCAAACCTTAAAAATGCAGCCCGCAAAAAAGATCGAAAAACAGGAAATCAATGCTTCACATCGTATCGCTATTTTGTTTCTGGAATTACTAGAAAGACAATTTCCTATTGAAGATACCAGACAAAGGGTACATTTTCGTTCTGCATCTGATTTTGCTGGTCAACTTGCAGTGCATGTCAACCATTTGAGCAGAGCAGTCAAAGAAATCACCCATAAAACTCCCACCCAAATCATTGCCGAACGCTTGCTACAAGAAGCCAAAGTTCTTTTAGTCCAAACCGATTGGAATGTATCTGAAATTGCTTTTGCATTAGGCTTTACCGAAGTGACGCATTTCAATAATTTCTTCAAAAAACATTTAGAAATTAATCCCACGAAATTTAGAAATGTTAGAATTTCGTAA